A segment of the Candida albicans SC5314 chromosome 2, complete sequence genome:
ATTAAAAGAAGTAGAACTCatgattgatttaatatcaTCGTCCATTCTAGGTATTGAGGGTAACTTGTAGTCAGTTAAATTTGGTGGTAGACTGTATCTGTTTTTGACAGGTGAGTTTGATCTAGTTCTTCTATCGGAATTCAATGGTATCAGATTTAAACCACCTTCTGGAATGCTCAAGTCGTCTTTTGACTTTCCTTGAGCAACTTTGGTTGACATTTGGAATGCTTTAATTGTCTTGTAGTATGtcttgaagaagaaatctTCACTATGTGATGGACCAAACAGAAAATGGTGTTAATTATATGAATTCAAGGGAAATGAAAGAACAATAtcagaagaaaagaaataaattagtAAATCTAATTTGTAGCTGGGAACTAAAGTGTTACAATGGTCTtgtaaatataatattgattcCAAAACAATGCTGGTTGAATTGATGTGTGTGAAATTTCTCGATATCTAAATAGTTATTGATGCTAccatttgttgtttttgttttcgcTTAATCAGGAAATTAacacaaaagaaattccacaaaaacaaaattttagAAATTTGTCCTCCAAGCGTTTGAAATTGGAACacttgatgatgatgatgtgCCAAGATTGTATAATTCAAATacgaaaaagaagaagaactattaatgaaatttttaagCAAGCAACATCTGATTATTTGATGGTTGCATCTTGGTTGAATCTAGGCCATTTCATGTATCTGGTGCTTTTATCGCAATTTCAGATGAAAGATCACCAGCGTTGAGTATACTTACTTGAACAACCCACAACAAAATCCCACTTTCCTAGAttagtttgttgttgtttctttctattTGACTAATTGTGGGCTGGTGAAGTAGGTGTTCTCGCCTTTGAGATAACAAATAAAAGTACATATATGGATAAAATTAGTTCCGTAGTCTATTTTTGGAACTCTTGGAAGTAGTtgacaaaatcaaattagaCTAATTTATAGTCCATCATTTGTGTAATATGCTATCAATTGTTAGTAGAATTGTACAATGTAAAgttttttagtttcttcttttggaTGACAAAATCACAACAATTTTAAGCAAGGGTTTCTTATGTGTACACAATGGGAAAGTTGGATATTAAGAATATCTTACTGACTTAAATTAAATGCAAGAGCAATGTAATATAGTTCTAAACTTTCAAGTGAACTTTTATTGAACCAGATTCGTGTCTAAAactatttcttctttctttttaaccTGAACAAAAGAAAGTGTCCTTATTTATAAGCCTTGtagtaataattatttacaTGGCTTATTCATTTCCATATAAgtttaaaacaattttttattttactaGACAAggaacaacaaacaacaaaataaaaaaaaaagtacaTATTTATCTATGTGTGTAGAATATGAGAATTGAAACACGTCTTTCAAAGATTGTtttatcttcttttcttgttttcaTCTAATGGTTCATAATTCAAATCTCTGTAGGTAGGAAATTGAGTTTTCCACCAGTAATGAAGCTGACTCCAAGGGTACGAGATAGAATTGACTTTTGCACCAGAGTACCAAGACACACAACCACCAAATGGAGTACCAAAAACGGACttgttgatttctttttgaagAGTAGTAAGCCAGTTATCGTAAGCTTCATCTTTAACTTGAACAGATTTTGCCTTTCCTTGGAAAACAGGTTTAGCAGTCTTGAGGAAATAGTCAACACCATTTTCAATACCCATAACAACTGAAGCATGACCAGTGATTGAGTTAGTGCCGCCAATTGTCCAGAGATTTGGACAGTGTTTGATCAAAAGAGTTCTATAAGCACTTGCaccttcttctttccaAAGCTGAGTAATATCAGCACCTTTACGTCCAactatttcaaaattaaaatgaCTTTTGCTCAAGTTATAACCAGTACAAGCAACAATAATGTCAGCTTCAATATGTTCACCACTTTCTAACAAAATACcatcttcaacaactttatcAATGCGTTCGGTTTTAATGTCAATTCTAGGATCTTTCAAAGATGGAACGTAGttataatcaaaaatcaatcttTTGCAACCAATTTTGTAATCTGGAATAAGCTTATCGTGATATTTTTCTGGGGCAACTTCTTTGATGTACAGAACAGATGCTTCAGTAGTTAATTTACGTACATAATTGGAAATGATTCCTTCACCTTTGAACAATGGAACCTTCAATTcggagaaaaaaataaacatcAATCTGAAAAAATACATTGTGAAgtaattgaatgaaaacaaaCGGTAAAGCGtgtaaatcaatttagGAAGTGGTCTCATAATGTAATGTTTGGATCTGGAGATTTGAGTCAATGAACCAACATTGTATTGAGGATCATTGAGCAAGGCTGGGACAGTTTGATTAGCACTACACCCATtaccaataacaacaacttttttcCCTCTAAAATCAACAGAATGATCCCAAAGAGCAGAATGCATGTATGGACCCttgaaattttccaatCCTTTAGCATCAAAATGTAATGGATGAACTAACCCACCTTGGCATGCAAGTAAAAGCTTACTTTTATGAATAATTCTTTGACCAGTTTTAACATCGTGTGCATATAAAGTCCATTCACCATTAACATCATCCCATTCAACTTTGTTGATTTCAGTTTGGAatcttgttttttctttcaatttgaacTTTTCAGCAACACGTAAAATGTACTCTTCCATTTCATATTGTGGCGGTTGAATTCTACTCCAATTGGATGTCAAagcaaatgaaaatgaatacCACAAAGCAGGAATATCACTAGCACAGCCTGGATAAGTATTAGCGTACCAAGTACCACCAAAGTTGTCATgtctttcaaaaatttgaatatcaTGTTCGTCATATTTTTCCATAGTTTTGATTGCACCGGCCATACCACCAAACCCAGCACCAATAATAGCAAGTTTGGAAGAAGTGGTTATAGTTGGTAATTTATCGTTGATAGCATACCGATCCTTACGATTTGGACCTAAAATGTCCAATTCATCTTGGTGGTTGATTCTGAATTTTGATGGGTTCTTGTGAGATTCTCTTGTTAAAGTGATAGTTGACATCGGCGTGGGCTAATTAAAGATTGATGGTttagaaattaaaaactgTAAAAACCAGAATTGGATAAAGAGCTCTTTATATAGTTTTCTGATGAGTTCTACCGATCTCCACAACCTGTACTGTTGAATTGAGTCCCCGCATGATACAATTGGATAAAAGTTTGAACTATTTGATGAGATGTATACTCTAATGATCAATTAAGGATTAAAGCTCTTCGCAAGGAAAATAATTAGTGGGGAGTGTGGGGGCGTTGCTTATTTTTACCCATCTAGGTTGACTCCCATGTTAAAGTCTCAAAGGGATGTGAAACAATTAACTCGTGAAATCATTGTCCGTTGAATAATGAATCACCAATCTCCGAGTCTGTATTGTATTGCATTCTTTTATATACGGGATAATTAGCTCTAATTAGAAAATATCTCTCGttataatgataattattGGTGCGGGTGGGAAACCCGCACGCACGCCCCCCACAAAGCACCCACGCACACACTTTATTCATTAATATGCCCCCAAACTCTAGTAATACTATCTAAATTTAATAGCGGCATAGCAAATCTAGCTTTTCctaattttaaattctattgtttgattattaaaaataatatcgTAAAACTAATACAACAACCCATTCTCGGGGTTCATAATGCTGAAAATCTTCGGAGTTATATTCTCCTATAATTAGATTTGTAAATACTAATATTTGTTAAATGCGCAACTTCCAACTTCCAggaacagaaaaaaaagaagagtcTTTCTCGgcaattaaaaatatatcaaaccatatcaaataataattcccATTACTTATTCTTCACATGTCAACTCAAAAATTCCagtaaaataaaactttaaaaagaagaaagatgggaattacaccaagaagataGATGTTGTAAGTATAAGCGAATTTATCATAGTCGTAATATAATATCGAGATCTGGTAACTCCGACAATAATACTATGCAGTCGCGGTTACTATCACCCGCAACCTGTTTGGATGTTTTGTGGGTGAAAATAGTTTACTTCTGTCTTATTAAAAAAGCACCAAAGTGGCGAAATCTTGATGTGACTGTTTATGTCATTAAGGAAAAACCTTAAGCCCGAAACTCaggttgaaaaatttagcCGACATTCATTGAGAGAGTACAAAGGATACTCTGAAGGAGAGTCCTGTAATTGTGCAAACAGTTTGCGATAGCCACATAAAGCACTTTAAAAGGTAATtcattttataatttgCAACTATATAGTGTAGAAGATATATAATTAGCATCAATTGGTAGATAACTTTGTGGTACACCACAATTTCTGCCCATCTCTTTTCTGGATTGTTCAGCgtttagttttatttttttcttatgTAAGCAAATGTTcagtttaatttttattttggcAACCAATCTGATAAACTGGAATTTATTCAATGGAATAAGTTAATGGATCCACATAATGAGATCAAAAGTAAAAAATTCCAGTGTTAGTCCAACAACTATTAATGATATCTCCACACAAAGTAGTCCAGGTTTAAGTACGCTTGTAATTTCATTACCAGAGTCGCCACATAAATTCTCTAATCCAATTGATAtcatttccaaaaaaaGTTCTATTAAAAGCTTTAAAAGtgtcaaaatcatcaatactCTGGAAATAACAAGTCCCCTTTTGAATAGTGCCAATAAATACTTGAATCCAACAACACAATCCAATCATTGTACATCTGACTTGGAAGATTCTAAAAAAGCTGGTTTAAATTGTTTGCCATATCAATGTGAAAAGAATTCAAATGTCATGGGCGGcaaattttctttaatgGTGGCGGGTGCTAGAGGTACTGGGAAATCAAGTTTTGtgaattgtttatttggtAATGAGTTGTTAGTTGAGAACTGTGACACTGCCAATAGAGAGTTTCTCGATATCAATCATTTTGAATTAACTGAGAATGGATTCACTTTAAATTtacaaataattgaaacTGTAAATTATAGTAATTTCTTTGACAAGGGGTTCAAATCGGATTCATTATGTGCTTTTGTGGATGAGAAATTTAAGGCTTTCCTTTATCAAAGTAGGCAGCCAAGAAGAGAAAGTTTAATTGACTCAAGAGTGCATTGTtgtgtttattttttaaccCAAACAGTCAACTCGATATCAGATTTGGATATCCAGACCATGAAGAAGTTATCAACTAGAACAAATTTAATTCCAGTTGTAGCCAAAGCAGATATGTTAACAGAAATTGAGTTACACAACTTTAAAAATCTAGTTAGAACAACATTGGAAAAGCATGAAATAGAAACTTGTCAATCTATCTCgaatgaaaaattagtGCAAGAAATTAATATGAAAATCCCCTTGTCAGTCATTTCCTCCTCTTCCTCACCACTGGAAATTAATAGCAATGGAAAAATCGATAGAGTTCGAAAATATCCTTGGTGTTTATTAGATATAGAAAATGAATCTTGGTGTGATTTCCATTATTTCAGAAAACTCTTGTTAGAAGAGAACATGTTAGAATTTGTGGCATCGACTGAAGTGTACTATGAGCAATTTAGGAACAATTTTCTAAGTGGTAATATAATTGGAACCCTAACTGACAgatcaacaaatcaatgCAAAGCTCAAAATTCTAGTAATAAGGAAAATTTTAACTATTATCAAGATCAACATGATAAACTAAAAGCAAAGAAACTATCTTTGATCCAATACCAAAAGAAGTTGCAAAATGAAATTCGCTGTTTGGAAGGTAAACGAGCAGAATTGCAAGTTTTTGTTAACAACTATGAATCATCAAACTTTGGAAATCAAGATTCTTTGAAAGAAATTACCAACAATGGCTATAATTTATCTTGTCAACCAACTCCGTCGGCAAATTCTTTGGGTGTTGAAATGTCATCATCTTCTGATACGTTTATTTCCCAATAAATTTGTCATCAAATCGATGCAAAATTCTTACAAAAAATacagattttttttttgctcttTCCAAAATCCTATTAAGATTAACACATCTACTTTATTACCTAAATGTTACcataaaaaatcaaaatattacAGTTTTTCGGCactttatttattattttgcaACTTCCTATTACATCTAGTCTTGTCAACCCTAACTTAAATTAAGTCGtgtgaaaaaatcaaattctttactATCATTCTCGAGGCCATCTGAAAATCTATAAAaggaacaaaaaaaaaattttcttttcttctattCATTTacatctttttctttctaacATCTAATAGaatatctttttctatACATTTCCATTCAATCATTCCCAATGCCATATGGtatttgaacaaaaatattaatgaGTATGTTTTatatcaaattatcaaatttaacaTTTTCCCCTTCCGAACTAGAAGTATGATGAATTTCACAGGATGAatagtttttttattaagtATGTTTTTCTGGCATCTCTAATGTTAGGGCTTTTCAGCTCGATGAGTACATCAATTGACTAAATTATctgataatttaattgaatataatcaattaagtgaatgaaa
Coding sequences within it:
- the FMO1 gene encoding Fmo1p (Putative oxidoreductase; mutation confers hypersensitivity to toxic ergosterol analog, and to amphotericin B), which produces MSTITLTRESHKNPSKFRINHQDELDILGPNRKDRYAINDKLPTITTSSKLAIIGAGFGGMAGAIKTMEKYDEHDIQIFERHDNFGGTWYANTYPGCASDIPALWYSFSFALTSNWSRIQPPQYEMEEYILRVAEKFKLKEKTRFQTEINKVEWDDVNGEWTLYAHDVKTGQRIIHKSKLLLACQGGLVHPLHFDAKGLENFKGPYMHSALWDHSVDFRGKKVVVIGNGCSANQTVPALLNDPQYNVGSLTQISRSKHYIMRPLPKLIYTLYRLFSFNYFTMYFFRLMFIFFSELKVPLFKGEGIISNYVRKLTTEASVSYIKEVAPEKYHDKLIPDYKIGCKRLIFDYNYVPSLKDPRIDIKTERIDKVVEDGILLESGEHIEADIIVACTGYNLSKSHFNFEIVGRKGADITQLWKEEGASAYRTLLIKHCPNLWTIGGTNSITGHASVVMGIENGVDYFLKTAKPVFQGKAKSVQVKDEAYDNWLTTLQKEINKSVFGTPFGGCVSWYSGAKVNSISYPWSQLHYWWKTQFPTYRDLNYEPLDENKKRR
- the SPR3 gene encoding septin (Septin; mutant has no obvious phenotype): MRSKVKNSSVSPTTINDISTQSSPGLSTLVISLPESPHKFSNPIDIISKKSSIKSFKSVKIINTSEITSPLLNSANKYLNPTTQSNHCTSDLEDSKKAGLNCLPYQCEKNSNVMGGKFSLMVAGARGTGKSSFVNCLFGNELLVENCDTANREFLDINHFELTENGFTLNLQIIETVNYSNFFDKGFKSDSLCAFVDEKFKAFLYQSRQPRRESLIDSRVHCCVYFLTQTVNSISDLDIQTMKKLSTRTNLIPVVAKADMLTEIELHNFKNLVRTTLEKHEIETCQSISNEKLVQEINMKIPLSVISSSSSPSEINSNGKIDRVRKYPWCLLDIENESWCDFHYFRKLLLEENMLEFVASTEVYYEQFRNNFLSGNIIGTLTDRSTNQCKAQNSSNKENFNYYQDQHDKLKAKKLSLIQYQKKLQNEIRCLEGKRAELQVFVNNYESSNFGNQDSLKEITNNGYNLSCQPTPSANSLGVEMSSSSDTFISQ